From Lonchura striata isolate bLonStr1 chromosome 3, bLonStr1.mat, whole genome shotgun sequence, one genomic window encodes:
- the DSTN gene encoding destrin, which translates to MASGVQVADEVCRIFYDMKVRKCSTPEEIKKRKKAVIFCLSPDKKCIIVEEGKEILVGDVGVTVTDPFKHFVQMLPEKDCRYALYDASFETKESKKEELMFFLWAPEQAPLKSKMIYASSKDAIKKKFQGIKHECQANGPEDLNRACIAEKLGGSLVVAFEGSPV; encoded by the exons GCCTCCGGAGTACAAGTGGCCGATGAGGTGTGCCGTATCTTCTACGACATGAAAGTGCGGAAGTGTTCCACGCCGGAGGAAAtcaagaagaggaagaaggctGTCATCTTCTGCCTCAGTCCAGACAAAAAGTGCATTATTGTGGAGGAAGGTAAAGAGATTCTGGTGGGAGATGTCGGAGTGACAGTCACCGACCCTTTCAAGCACTTTGTGCAGATGCTTCCTGAGAAAGATTGTCGCTATGCCTTGTATGATGCAAGCTTCGAGACCAAGGAGTCCAAAAAAGAAGAGCTGATGTTTTTCTTGTG GGCACCAGAACAAGCACCTCTCAAAAGTAAGATGATCTACGCAAGCTCCAAGGATGCAATCAAAAAGAAGTTTCAAG GCATAAAGCATGAATGCCAAGCAAATGGGCCAGAGGACCTGAACCGAGCTTGCATTGCTGAGAAGCTAGGAGGCTCCCTAGTCGTAGCTTTTGAAGGAAGTCCCGTGTAG
- the RRBP1 gene encoding ribosome-binding protein 1 isoform X3: MDVYDPQTLGVMVFGGFMVISAIGIFLVSTFSMKETSYEEALAKQRKELEKTQQQKSEKKKKEKPVEKKGKAKKKEEKPNGKIPEQQLTQEVMDPPKEVLPEPAAVPEPVSIETPAAAVAVVPQEKEKPVPSPKEKRKKEKKVAKVEPAPSPVLAPPPVSVPKSSPVREVAPKEVPVVAVPPVGTQQSAPVISSVTVKKTETLPAQEDQKHDGPAKKKAASKKKSEPAPTDSDGALYLPYKTLVSTVSSMVFSEGEAQQLIEILTEKAGIIQDTWHTATQKGDPVAVLKRQLEEKEKQLSTEQEDAAAARNKLRELSKELTAERAKAVAVEGKLKEQLLAREREIVAVQARMQASYQDHVSETQQLQGKIRTLQEQLENGPNTQLARLQQENSILRDALNQATSQMESKQNAELAKLRQECSKLMKELSEKSEVLQQEEQQRKSWEIKATASEKRIEQLQAYQREAEVMLQKRLDEVSDELRKTQSSYKSLLADAEKTKGQQQNIAELQAKLLSSEAEVKSKLLELDSVKGKLQDASSENAKLLERIKSIEALLEAGQMREAEKDRDLQAANEAEMKQLQSRLQEKTNQLSALEREATQLREAVEQQKVKNNDLREKNWKAMEAVTTVEKACEEKLLAATKAKEELAQQLDVLQTRTKQTLLSVLPGVTMSSQQDYDMWLQEFKEKTVAVLKQQMITAEPPDSALKLKEAEEAQSTLQAECEQYRTILAETEGMLRNLQKSVEEEEQVWKAKLTASEEELQKSHVQLKSLEGVVEKLKADLQSTDQLKEYTSLLETQLENHLETASSERQNYTKEVEALRQLLSESQEQLEAAKTETQKQSKELALLKTQLEQNETLAEKEQMLRQKLARELEEAQSLARSLQAELEKLRLAEHAAASDKEEAQHLKERLEKEKKLTKDLGQAATKLQELLKVSQDQLAKEREMVKKLKEQLQEMVLVVAMSLPLMLVEALGQCAAGRGLIVEARWSLLPETIWVAFGKS, encoded by the exons ATGGATGTGTACGACCCTCAGACGCTGGGTGTTATGGTCTTTGGAGGCTTCATGGTGATCTCAGCCATCGGGATCTTCCTGGTGTCCACCTTCTCCATGAAGGAGACATCTTACGAAGAAGCCTTGGCCAAGCAACGCAAGGAGCTTGAGAAGACCCAGCAgcagaaatcagagaaaaagaagaaagaaaaaccagttgagaaaaaaggaaaagcaaagaaaaaggaagagaaaccGAATGGAAagatcccagagcagcagcttaCTCAGGAAGTGATGGACCCTCCCAAGGAGGTGCTTCCTGAGCCTGCTGCGGTGCCTGAGCCTGTAAGCATTGAGACTccagctgcagccgtggcagttGTCCCCCAGGAAAAGGAGAAACCTGTTCCATCACCtaaggagaagaggaagaaggagaagaaggtggCAAAGGTAGAGCCTGCTCCTAGCCCAGTGTTGGCTCCACCCCCTGTCAGTGTCCCCAAAAGTTCTCCCGTGCGGGAGGTGGCCCCTAAGGAGGTGCCCGTTGTGGCAGTGCCCCCAGTTGGCACTCAGCAAAGTGCCCCAGTCATCAGCTCTGTCACCGTCAAGAAAACCGAGACTCTTCCAGCCCAGGAGGACCAGAAACACGATGGACCTGCCAAGAAAAAAGCTGCATCCAAGAAGAAGAGCGAGCCAG CACCCACGGATTCAGATGGGGCCCTGTACCTGCCCTACAAGACACTCGTGTCCACAGTCAGCAGCATGGTGTTCAGTGAGGGGGAGGCCCAGCAGCTCATCGAGATCCTGACGGAGAAAGCAGGAATCATCCAGGACACCTGGCACACG GCCACGCAGAAGGGTGACCCAGTTGCTGTCCTGAAACGccagctggaggagaaggagaagcagctctctacCGAGCAGGAggatgcagctgctgccaggaacAAACTGCGGGAGCTGAGCAAG GAGCTGACAGCTGAGCGGGCCAAGGCGGTGGCCGTGGAGGGCAAGctgaaggagcagctgctggcccgtgagcggGAGATCGTGGCGGTGCAGGCACGCATGCAGGCCAGCTACCAGGACCATGTCAGTGAgacccagcagctccagggcaaG ATCCggaccctgcaggaacagctggaGAATGGCCCCAACACGCAGCTGGCTCGTCTGCAGCAGGAGAATTCCATCCTGAGGGATGCCCTCAACCAGGCTACCAGCCAGATGGAAAGCAA GCAAAATGCTGAGCTGGCCAAGTTGAGGCAGGAGTGCAGCAAGCTGATGAAAGAGCTGTCTGAGAAGTCAGAGGTGCTGcagcaagaggagcagcagaggaagagCTGGGAGATCAAAGCGACGGCCTCGGAGAAGCGAATCGAGCAGCTGCAG GCTTACCAACGGGaggcagaggtgatgctgcagaAGAGGCTGGACGAGGTCAGCGACGAGCTCCGCAAAACCCAGAGCAGCTACAAGAGCCTGTTGGCAGATGCAGAAAAGACcaaagggcagcagcagaacattGCTG AGCTGCAGGCCAAGCTGCTGAGCTCCGAGGCAGAGGTTAAAAGTAAGCTGCTGGAGTTGGACAGTGTGAAAGGGAAACTGCAGGATGCCAGCTCAGAGAATGCAAAGCTTCTGGAGAGGATCAAGTCCATCGAAGCTCTGCTGGAGGCAGGCCAGATGCGGGAGGCAGAAAAAGACAGAGACCTGCAG GCAGCCAATGAAGCAGAAATGAAGCAGCTGCAGTCAAG ACTCCAGGAGAAGACAAACCAGCTCTCAGCCTTGGAAAGGGAAGCCACGCAGCTGCGGGAGGCAGTGGAGCAACAGAAGGTGAAAAACAAC GACCTTCGGGAAAAGAACTGGAAGGCAATGGAAGCAGTGACCACGGTGGAGAAGGCGTGTGAGGAAAAACTGCTTGCTGCTACAAAAGCAAAG GAAGAGCTGGCCCAGCAGCTGGACGTGCTCCAGACACGAACCAAGCAGACGCTGCTCTCCGTCCTCCCGGGAGTCACCATGTCCTCACAGCAG GATTATGACATGTGGCTACAGGAGTTTAAGGAGAAGACCGTGGCTGTGCTAAAGCAGCAGATGATCACAGCAGAGCCACCA GATTCAGCTCTTAAATTAAAAGAGGCAGAGGAAGCACAAAGCACTTTACAAGCAGAGTGTGAGCAGTACAGAACGATCCTCGCAGAGACC GAAGGGATGCTGCGAAACCTGCAGAAGAgcgtggaggaggaggagcaggtgTGGAAGGCAAAGCTCACAGCCTCTGAAGAGGAGCTCCAAAAG TCACACGTGCAGCTGAAATCCCTGGAAGGCGTGGTGGAGAAGTTGAAAGCAGATCTGCAGAGCACAGATCAG CTCAAGGAATACACCTCTCTTCTGGAAACACAACTGGAAAATCACTTGGAGACAGCCAGCTCTGAGCGCCAGAACTACACAAAAGAAGTTGAAGCT CTGAGGCAGCTCTTGTCAGagtcccaggagcagctggaggcagcAAAGACTGAAACACAGAAGCAGAGCAAGGAGCTGGCTCTG TTGAAAACCCAGCTGGAGCAGAACGAAACGCTGGCGGAGAAGGAGCAAATGCTGCGGCAAAAGCTGGCAcgggagctggaggag GCCCAGAGCTTAGCACGCAGCTTGcaagcagagctggagaagctGAGACTGGCTGAACATGCAGCAGCTTCAGACAAGGAGGAGGCCCAGCATCTCAAG GAAagacttgaaaaagaaaaaaaattaacaaaggaCCTGGGCCAGGCAGCAACCAAACTACAGGAGCTACTGAAGGTTTCCCAGGACCAGCTGGccaaagagagagaaatggtGAAGAAGTTGAAAGAACAGCTTCAGGAAATGGTACTGGTGGTGGCCATGTCCCTCCCTTTGATGCTGGTGGAGGCCCTGGGGCAgtgtgcagcaggcaggggtTTAATAGTGGAGGCAAGGTGGTCATTGCTGCCAGAAACCATTTGGGTGGCTTTTGGGAAGAGCTGA
- the RRBP1 gene encoding ribosome-binding protein 1 isoform X1, with amino-acid sequence MDVYDPQTLGVMVFGGFMVISAIGIFLVSTFSMKETSYEEALAKQRKELEKTQQQKSEKKKKEKPVEKKGKAKKKEEKPNGKIPEQQLTQEVMDPPKEVLPEPAAVPEPVSIETPAAAVAVVPQEKEKPVPSPKEKRKKEKKVAKVEPAPSPVLAPPPVSVPKSSPVREVAPKEVPVVAVPPVGTQQSAPVISSVTVKKTETLPAQEDQKHDGPAKKKAASKKKSEPAPTDSDGALYLPYKTLVSTVSSMVFSEGEAQQLIEILTEKAGIIQDTWHTATQKGDPVAVLKRQLEEKEKQLSTEQEDAAAARNKLRELSKELTAERAKAVAVEGKLKEQLLAREREIVAVQARMQASYQDHVSETQQLQGKIRTLQEQLENGPNTQLARLQQENSILRDALNQATSQMESKQNAELAKLRQECSKLMKELSEKSEVLQQEEQQRKSWEIKATASEKRIEQLQAYQREAEVMLQKRLDEVSDELRKTQSSYKSLLADAEKTKGQQQNIAELQAKLLSSEAEVKSKLLELDSVKGKLQDASSENAKLLERIKSIEALLEAGQMREAEKDRDLQAANEAEMKQLQSRLQEKTNQLSALEREATQLREAVEQQKVKNNDLREKNWKAMEAVTTVEKACEEKLLAATKAKEELAQQLDVLQTRTKQTLLSVLPGVTMSSQQDYDMWLQEFKEKTVAVLKQQMITAEPPDSALKLKEAEEAQSTLQAECEQYRTILAETEGMLRNLQKSVEEEEQVWKAKLTASEEELQKSHVQLKSLEGVVEKLKADLQSTDQLKEYTSLLETQLENHLETASSERQNYTKEVEALRQLLSESQEQLEAAKTETQKQSKELALLKTQLEQNETLAEKEQMLRQKLARELEEAQSLARSLQAELEKLRLAEHAAASDKEEAQHLKGKEDSSKEGTSV; translated from the exons ATGGATGTGTACGACCCTCAGACGCTGGGTGTTATGGTCTTTGGAGGCTTCATGGTGATCTCAGCCATCGGGATCTTCCTGGTGTCCACCTTCTCCATGAAGGAGACATCTTACGAAGAAGCCTTGGCCAAGCAACGCAAGGAGCTTGAGAAGACCCAGCAgcagaaatcagagaaaaagaagaaagaaaaaccagttgagaaaaaaggaaaagcaaagaaaaaggaagagaaaccGAATGGAAagatcccagagcagcagcttaCTCAGGAAGTGATGGACCCTCCCAAGGAGGTGCTTCCTGAGCCTGCTGCGGTGCCTGAGCCTGTAAGCATTGAGACTccagctgcagccgtggcagttGTCCCCCAGGAAAAGGAGAAACCTGTTCCATCACCtaaggagaagaggaagaaggagaagaaggtggCAAAGGTAGAGCCTGCTCCTAGCCCAGTGTTGGCTCCACCCCCTGTCAGTGTCCCCAAAAGTTCTCCCGTGCGGGAGGTGGCCCCTAAGGAGGTGCCCGTTGTGGCAGTGCCCCCAGTTGGCACTCAGCAAAGTGCCCCAGTCATCAGCTCTGTCACCGTCAAGAAAACCGAGACTCTTCCAGCCCAGGAGGACCAGAAACACGATGGACCTGCCAAGAAAAAAGCTGCATCCAAGAAGAAGAGCGAGCCAG CACCCACGGATTCAGATGGGGCCCTGTACCTGCCCTACAAGACACTCGTGTCCACAGTCAGCAGCATGGTGTTCAGTGAGGGGGAGGCCCAGCAGCTCATCGAGATCCTGACGGAGAAAGCAGGAATCATCCAGGACACCTGGCACACG GCCACGCAGAAGGGTGACCCAGTTGCTGTCCTGAAACGccagctggaggagaaggagaagcagctctctacCGAGCAGGAggatgcagctgctgccaggaacAAACTGCGGGAGCTGAGCAAG GAGCTGACAGCTGAGCGGGCCAAGGCGGTGGCCGTGGAGGGCAAGctgaaggagcagctgctggcccgtgagcggGAGATCGTGGCGGTGCAGGCACGCATGCAGGCCAGCTACCAGGACCATGTCAGTGAgacccagcagctccagggcaaG ATCCggaccctgcaggaacagctggaGAATGGCCCCAACACGCAGCTGGCTCGTCTGCAGCAGGAGAATTCCATCCTGAGGGATGCCCTCAACCAGGCTACCAGCCAGATGGAAAGCAA GCAAAATGCTGAGCTGGCCAAGTTGAGGCAGGAGTGCAGCAAGCTGATGAAAGAGCTGTCTGAGAAGTCAGAGGTGCTGcagcaagaggagcagcagaggaagagCTGGGAGATCAAAGCGACGGCCTCGGAGAAGCGAATCGAGCAGCTGCAG GCTTACCAACGGGaggcagaggtgatgctgcagaAGAGGCTGGACGAGGTCAGCGACGAGCTCCGCAAAACCCAGAGCAGCTACAAGAGCCTGTTGGCAGATGCAGAAAAGACcaaagggcagcagcagaacattGCTG AGCTGCAGGCCAAGCTGCTGAGCTCCGAGGCAGAGGTTAAAAGTAAGCTGCTGGAGTTGGACAGTGTGAAAGGGAAACTGCAGGATGCCAGCTCAGAGAATGCAAAGCTTCTGGAGAGGATCAAGTCCATCGAAGCTCTGCTGGAGGCAGGCCAGATGCGGGAGGCAGAAAAAGACAGAGACCTGCAG GCAGCCAATGAAGCAGAAATGAAGCAGCTGCAGTCAAG ACTCCAGGAGAAGACAAACCAGCTCTCAGCCTTGGAAAGGGAAGCCACGCAGCTGCGGGAGGCAGTGGAGCAACAGAAGGTGAAAAACAAC GACCTTCGGGAAAAGAACTGGAAGGCAATGGAAGCAGTGACCACGGTGGAGAAGGCGTGTGAGGAAAAACTGCTTGCTGCTACAAAAGCAAAG GAAGAGCTGGCCCAGCAGCTGGACGTGCTCCAGACACGAACCAAGCAGACGCTGCTCTCCGTCCTCCCGGGAGTCACCATGTCCTCACAGCAG GATTATGACATGTGGCTACAGGAGTTTAAGGAGAAGACCGTGGCTGTGCTAAAGCAGCAGATGATCACAGCAGAGCCACCA GATTCAGCTCTTAAATTAAAAGAGGCAGAGGAAGCACAAAGCACTTTACAAGCAGAGTGTGAGCAGTACAGAACGATCCTCGCAGAGACC GAAGGGATGCTGCGAAACCTGCAGAAGAgcgtggaggaggaggagcaggtgTGGAAGGCAAAGCTCACAGCCTCTGAAGAGGAGCTCCAAAAG TCACACGTGCAGCTGAAATCCCTGGAAGGCGTGGTGGAGAAGTTGAAAGCAGATCTGCAGAGCACAGATCAG CTCAAGGAATACACCTCTCTTCTGGAAACACAACTGGAAAATCACTTGGAGACAGCCAGCTCTGAGCGCCAGAACTACACAAAAGAAGTTGAAGCT CTGAGGCAGCTCTTGTCAGagtcccaggagcagctggaggcagcAAAGACTGAAACACAGAAGCAGAGCAAGGAGCTGGCTCTG TTGAAAACCCAGCTGGAGCAGAACGAAACGCTGGCGGAGAAGGAGCAAATGCTGCGGCAAAAGCTGGCAcgggagctggaggag GCCCAGAGCTTAGCACGCAGCTTGcaagcagagctggagaagctGAGACTGGCTGAACATGCAGCAGCTTCAGACAAGGAGGAGGCCCAGCATCTCAAG GGGAAAGAGGACAGTTCAAAGGAAGGGACTTCAGTTTGA
- the RRBP1 gene encoding ribosome-binding protein 1 isoform X2: MDVYDPQTLGVMVFGGFMVISAIGIFLVSTFSMKETSYEEALAKQRKELEKTQQQKSEKKKKEKPVEKKGKAKKKEEKPNGKIPEQQLTQEVMDPPKEVLPEPAAVPEPVSIETPAAAVAVVPQEKEKPVPSPKEKRKKEKKVAKVEPAPSPVLAPPPVSVPKSSPVREVAPKEVPVVAVPPVGTQQSAPVISSVTVKKTETLPAQEDQKHDGPAKKKAASKKKSEPAPTDSDGALYLPYKTLVSTVSSMVFSEGEAQQLIEILTEKAGIIQDTWHTATQKGDPVAVLKRQLEEKEKQLSTEQEDAAAARNKLRELSKELTAERAKAVAVEGKLKEQLLAREREIVAVQARMQASYQDHVSETQQLQGKIRTLQEQLENGPNTQLARLQQENSILRDALNQATSQMESKQNAELAKLRQECSKLMKELSEKSEVLQQEEQQRKSWEIKATASEKRIEQLQAYQREAEVMLQKRLDEVSDELRKTQSSYKSLLADAEKTKGQQQNIAELQAKLLSSEAEVKSKLLELDSVKGKLQDASSENAKLLERIKSIEALLEAGQMREAEKDRDLQAANEAEMKQLQSRLQEKTNQLSALEREATQLREAVEQQKVKNNDLREKNWKAMEAVTTVEKACEEKLLAATKAKEELAQQLDVLQTRTKQTLLSVLPGVTMSSQQDYDMWLQEFKEKTVAVLKQQMITAEPPDSALKLKEAEEAQSTLQAECEQYRTILAETEGMLRNLQKSVEEEEQVWKAKLTASEEELQKLKEYTSLLETQLENHLETASSERQNYTKEVEALRQLLSESQEQLEAAKTETQKQSKELALLKTQLEQNETLAEKEQMLRQKLARELEEAQSLARSLQAELEKLRLAEHAAASDKEEAQHLKGKEDSSKEGTSV; the protein is encoded by the exons ATGGATGTGTACGACCCTCAGACGCTGGGTGTTATGGTCTTTGGAGGCTTCATGGTGATCTCAGCCATCGGGATCTTCCTGGTGTCCACCTTCTCCATGAAGGAGACATCTTACGAAGAAGCCTTGGCCAAGCAACGCAAGGAGCTTGAGAAGACCCAGCAgcagaaatcagagaaaaagaagaaagaaaaaccagttgagaaaaaaggaaaagcaaagaaaaaggaagagaaaccGAATGGAAagatcccagagcagcagcttaCTCAGGAAGTGATGGACCCTCCCAAGGAGGTGCTTCCTGAGCCTGCTGCGGTGCCTGAGCCTGTAAGCATTGAGACTccagctgcagccgtggcagttGTCCCCCAGGAAAAGGAGAAACCTGTTCCATCACCtaaggagaagaggaagaaggagaagaaggtggCAAAGGTAGAGCCTGCTCCTAGCCCAGTGTTGGCTCCACCCCCTGTCAGTGTCCCCAAAAGTTCTCCCGTGCGGGAGGTGGCCCCTAAGGAGGTGCCCGTTGTGGCAGTGCCCCCAGTTGGCACTCAGCAAAGTGCCCCAGTCATCAGCTCTGTCACCGTCAAGAAAACCGAGACTCTTCCAGCCCAGGAGGACCAGAAACACGATGGACCTGCCAAGAAAAAAGCTGCATCCAAGAAGAAGAGCGAGCCAG CACCCACGGATTCAGATGGGGCCCTGTACCTGCCCTACAAGACACTCGTGTCCACAGTCAGCAGCATGGTGTTCAGTGAGGGGGAGGCCCAGCAGCTCATCGAGATCCTGACGGAGAAAGCAGGAATCATCCAGGACACCTGGCACACG GCCACGCAGAAGGGTGACCCAGTTGCTGTCCTGAAACGccagctggaggagaaggagaagcagctctctacCGAGCAGGAggatgcagctgctgccaggaacAAACTGCGGGAGCTGAGCAAG GAGCTGACAGCTGAGCGGGCCAAGGCGGTGGCCGTGGAGGGCAAGctgaaggagcagctgctggcccgtgagcggGAGATCGTGGCGGTGCAGGCACGCATGCAGGCCAGCTACCAGGACCATGTCAGTGAgacccagcagctccagggcaaG ATCCggaccctgcaggaacagctggaGAATGGCCCCAACACGCAGCTGGCTCGTCTGCAGCAGGAGAATTCCATCCTGAGGGATGCCCTCAACCAGGCTACCAGCCAGATGGAAAGCAA GCAAAATGCTGAGCTGGCCAAGTTGAGGCAGGAGTGCAGCAAGCTGATGAAAGAGCTGTCTGAGAAGTCAGAGGTGCTGcagcaagaggagcagcagaggaagagCTGGGAGATCAAAGCGACGGCCTCGGAGAAGCGAATCGAGCAGCTGCAG GCTTACCAACGGGaggcagaggtgatgctgcagaAGAGGCTGGACGAGGTCAGCGACGAGCTCCGCAAAACCCAGAGCAGCTACAAGAGCCTGTTGGCAGATGCAGAAAAGACcaaagggcagcagcagaacattGCTG AGCTGCAGGCCAAGCTGCTGAGCTCCGAGGCAGAGGTTAAAAGTAAGCTGCTGGAGTTGGACAGTGTGAAAGGGAAACTGCAGGATGCCAGCTCAGAGAATGCAAAGCTTCTGGAGAGGATCAAGTCCATCGAAGCTCTGCTGGAGGCAGGCCAGATGCGGGAGGCAGAAAAAGACAGAGACCTGCAG GCAGCCAATGAAGCAGAAATGAAGCAGCTGCAGTCAAG ACTCCAGGAGAAGACAAACCAGCTCTCAGCCTTGGAAAGGGAAGCCACGCAGCTGCGGGAGGCAGTGGAGCAACAGAAGGTGAAAAACAAC GACCTTCGGGAAAAGAACTGGAAGGCAATGGAAGCAGTGACCACGGTGGAGAAGGCGTGTGAGGAAAAACTGCTTGCTGCTACAAAAGCAAAG GAAGAGCTGGCCCAGCAGCTGGACGTGCTCCAGACACGAACCAAGCAGACGCTGCTCTCCGTCCTCCCGGGAGTCACCATGTCCTCACAGCAG GATTATGACATGTGGCTACAGGAGTTTAAGGAGAAGACCGTGGCTGTGCTAAAGCAGCAGATGATCACAGCAGAGCCACCA GATTCAGCTCTTAAATTAAAAGAGGCAGAGGAAGCACAAAGCACTTTACAAGCAGAGTGTGAGCAGTACAGAACGATCCTCGCAGAGACC GAAGGGATGCTGCGAAACCTGCAGAAGAgcgtggaggaggaggagcaggtgTGGAAGGCAAAGCTCACAGCCTCTGAAGAGGAGCTCCAAAAG CTCAAGGAATACACCTCTCTTCTGGAAACACAACTGGAAAATCACTTGGAGACAGCCAGCTCTGAGCGCCAGAACTACACAAAAGAAGTTGAAGCT CTGAGGCAGCTCTTGTCAGagtcccaggagcagctggaggcagcAAAGACTGAAACACAGAAGCAGAGCAAGGAGCTGGCTCTG TTGAAAACCCAGCTGGAGCAGAACGAAACGCTGGCGGAGAAGGAGCAAATGCTGCGGCAAAAGCTGGCAcgggagctggaggag GCCCAGAGCTTAGCACGCAGCTTGcaagcagagctggagaagctGAGACTGGCTGAACATGCAGCAGCTTCAGACAAGGAGGAGGCCCAGCATCTCAAG GGGAAAGAGGACAGTTCAAAGGAAGGGACTTCAGTTTGA